From Drosophila yakuba strain Tai18E2 chromosome 2L, Prin_Dyak_Tai18E2_2.1, whole genome shotgun sequence, one genomic window encodes:
- the LOC6527936 gene encoding methyltransferase-like protein 17, mitochondrial has product MNFSLNFTTRNLVPRLHRFTSKIAVDVEPAVISALEDATLKPRKHPGVVRPNHVELPKQLNDTLKRIVGDHPVKKIIHDGQQLNAYIKSRHPPPTQDEIENKKRIIIEEVNAKMPLDRLATLDEDEAERWRRKRELEINKRLGQRIYAWKRIEYGAYESLVYAIARGAQEYAVLKRVLTELAQRDEHFRPRSFFDFGSGIGTGMWVASELWREHIFEYYNVDRSREMNEISELILRDGHENKQIALRNVFYRQFLPAIDTNYDLVIISHTLFELENKEQREDVLRNLWRKCDGYMVIVEEGTRRGSELVNEARQFLLEQEQEGHTVAPCPHDMICPRLRDLADRTPCNFPISYAPLRLGSDSLADRHTSLYSYAILKKGSQSDSSSSWPRIVRPTLVRSKHAICRLCTQEGNLQEVIFTKSKHGKSAYSCAKVSRWGDRLPMSLGQPQIKPESKESEEPPVLA; this is encoded by the exons ATGAATTTTTCACTGAATTTCACAACGAGAAATCTAGTGCCACGACTGCACCGATTCACCAGCAAGATTGCCGTGGATGTGGAGCCCGCTGTAATCTCTGCCCTGGAAGATGCCACCCTGAAGCCCAGGAAACATCCCGGCGTAGTGAGGCCCAATCATGTGGAGCTGCCGAAACAATTGAATGATACTCTAAAGCGCATCGTGGGGGATCATCCCgtcaaaaaaataattcatgATGGCCAGCAGCTCAACGCCTACATCAAATCCCGCCATCCCCCGCCCACGCAGGATGAGATTGAGAACAAGAAGCGGATCATTATCGAAGAGGTCAATGCGAAGATGCCTCTGGATCGCCTAGCTACACTCGACGAAGACGAGGCGGAGCGCTGGAGGCGCAAGCGGGAACTGGAGATCAACAAGAGGCTGGGCCAGCGTATCTACGCCTGGAAGCGAATCGAATATGGCGCATACGAGTCTCTTGTGTACGCCATAGCTCGTGGTGCCCAGGAGTACGCCGTGTTGAAGCGCGTCCTCACGGAGCTGGCCCAGCGGGATGAACACTTTCGGCCGCGAAGCTTCTTTGACTTCGGTTCCGGCATTGGAACTGGCATGTGGGTGGCCAGCGAACTGTGGCGCGAACACATTTTCGAGTACTACAATGTGGACAGGTCCAGGGAGATGAATGAGATATCAGAGCTCATACTGCGCGATGGCCACGAGAACAAGCAAATAGCCCTGCGCAATGTATTTTATCGACAATTCCTACCCGCCATCGATACCAATTATGATCTGGTCATTATATCCCATACGCTTTTTGAGTTGGAGAACAAAGAGCAGAGGGAGGATGTTCTGCGGAACCTGTGGCGGAAGTGCGATGGCTACATGGTCATTGTGGAGGAAGGAACGCGTCGTGGCAGCGAATTAGTCAACGAGGCTAGGCAATTTTTGTTGGAACAGGAACAAGAAGGTCACACTGTGGCTCCG TGCCCGCATGACATGATCTGTCCACGACTTCGCGATCTGGCCGATCGAACGCCCTGCAATTTTCCCATCTCCTATGCTCCTCTGCGTTTGGGTAGCGACTCCTTGGCGGACCGCCACACCTCCCTCTACAGTTACGCCATCCTGAAGAAGGGTTCCCAATCCGATAGCTCTAGTTCCTGGCCGCGCATTGTGCGTCCCACCTTGGTAAGGTCAAAGCATGCCATCTGTCGGCTTTGCACACAAGAGGGCAATCTCCAAGAGGTCATCTTCACGAAGTCCAAGCACGGAAA GTCTGCCTATTCCTGTGCAAAAGTGAGTCGATGGGGTGATCGACTACCTATGTCGCTGGGACAGCCGCAAATCAAACCAGAATCAAAAGAATCGGAAGAACCACCTGTTTTGGCGTAG
- the LOC6527937 gene encoding zinc finger CCCH-type with G patch domain-containing protein → MEEYEAQLLVVEQALENAADEAQRQDLLALKNNLQELLALTRDTGDEAHTDELPQQGDDLDDELQRLKSELSDLEAVGSSQTALDEERQLADLRTKYTAMVGEKCSAPHEHSWGTCYHNALICGVDDEVVMNSEGVLDARLRVLFTNPTHREMLPCSYYLEGECRFDETKCRFSHGALVPGSSIRKYNPPDFHKLSRSRPVFALLPDRLWHRGRVLCVNFVEQVCRVRLDGQDHKERERDFKFEELFPLTTDQDEDDELSSEESNSSMNDDSSDEAESDMDDLEEARRARMVELSLFTFKPTERLGAWEEFTRGIGSKLMEKMGYIHGTGLGSDGRGIVTPVSAQILPQGRSLDACMELREAANGDKDYFSVERKLKRAQRRQRKADEKAYVRESQRVDVFTFLNDSVLGPGESSQQGEQVAKKIKTNELQQHSTKTLNVETVRIADEIRRKQRDMAKVKQSLDRNSGDAQLQKRLQVQMESHKQELATLQAQERSLSKEQQTRKSKNKMFEF, encoded by the exons ATGGAAGAATACGAAGCACAA TTGCTCGTTGTGGAGCAGGCATTGGAAAATGCCGCGGATGAGGCGCAACGCCAGGATCTTTTGGCCCTAAAAAACAATCTGCAGGAACTATTGGCCCTCACCCGGGACACAGGAGATGAAGCACACACCGATGAATTACCTCAGCAAGGCGACGATCTGGACGACGAGCTGCAGCGGCTCAAAAGCGAACTTAGTGACCTAGAGGCGGTGGGCTCCTCACAGACCGCTTTGGATGAAGAGCGGCAGCTGGCTGACTTACGGACCAAGTACACTGCCATGGTGGGCGAGAAGTGCTCCGCTCCTCACGAGCACAGTTGGGGCACTTGCTACCACAATGCCCTCATCTGCGGAGTGGACGACGAGGTGGTCATGAACAGCGAAGGCGTCTTGGATGCTCGACTAAGGGTTCTCTTTACGAATCCTACGCATCGCGAAATGCTGCCCTGTTCCTATTACCTCGAAGGCGAATGCCGCTTTGATGAGACCAAGTGTCGCTTTTCCCATGGCGCCCTTGTCCCCGGTAGTTCTATTAGAAAATACAATCCACCAGATTTCCACAAACTCTCACGCAGCCGTCCAGTTTTTGCGCTGCTACCGGATCGATTGTGGCATCGAGGTCGTGTCCTTTGTGTAAATTTTGTAGAGCAGGTATGCCGCGTGCGCTTGGATGGGCAGGATCACAAGGAGCGGGAACGTGACTTTAAGTTCGAAGAACTTTTTCCGCTTACCACCGACCAGGACGAGGATGACGAGCTCTCCAGCGAAGAGAGCAACTCCAGCATGAACGACGACAGCAGTGATGAGGCGGAGTCCGATATGGATGATCTGGAGGAAGCTAGAAGAGCCCGCATGGTCGAATTgagtttgtttacttttaagcCGACAGAACGGCTGGGCGCTTGGGAGGAGTTCACACGG GGCATCGGGTCTAAGCTGATGGAGAAGATGGGTTACATCCATGGTACCGGTCTCGGCTCAGATGGAAGGGGAATTGTCACCCCCGTAAGCGCCCAGATACTTCCCCAGGGTCGATCTCTAGATGCCTGCATGGAGCTACGTGAGGCCGCCAACGGGGACAAGGATTATTTTAGTGTGGAACGAAAGCTGAAGCGTGCCCAGCGACGTCAGCGAAAAGCGGATGAGAAGGCCTACGTCCGTGAGTCGCAACGTGTGGATgtctttacatttttaaacgaCAGTGTTTTGGGACCTGGAGAAAGCAGTCAGCAAGGCGAGCAGGTGGCCAAGAAGATTAAGACCAacgagctgcagcagcactCAACCAAAACTCTTAACGTGGAAACTGTGCGAATTGCTGATGAAATCCGCCGAAAGCAAAGGGATATGGCCAAGGTTAAACAGTCCCTCGACCGGAATTCTGGAGATGCACAGCTTCAGAAGCGACTACAAGTGCAGATGGAAAGCCATAAACAAGAGCTGGCCACGCTGCAGGCACAAGAACGTAGCTTGAGCAAGGAACAGCAGACGCGTAAAAGCaagaataaaatgtttgaGTTTTAA
- the LOC6527938 gene encoding DNA-binding protein RFXANK: MVAPANTLQNNANSDEDEGVRSAPTSMLVLDAKRKSAFLPYRPQSTVLTNLQRGNTEATFCPVEVSLSFHERAGQGEITEEQVTAEKARQQDIDYKDGHGFTALHWAASYGQLVSVQLLVEAGANVNEMAPDLISPLLLASAGGHNEIVRFLLEHGADSGHMDIVGSTALMYAAAGNHPHTCNELLAKDLDLSTTNEDGDTAYSLAIEHGAHLAQALLEQYMTAIITAGSFGSN, from the coding sequence atggTGGCACCAGCTAACACACTCCAAAATAACGCGAATTCCGACGAAGATGAGGGCGTGCGGTCGGCGCCCACCTCCATGCTGGTGCTGGACGCCAAGCGGAAGAGCGCCTTCCTGCCCTACCGGCCCCAGTCCACCGTATTGACCAACTTGCAGCGCGGCAACACGGAGGCCACCTTCTGCCCCGTTGAAGTTTCGCTTTCCTTTCACGAACGCGCTGGCCAAGGCGAGATTACAGAGGAGCAGGTGACAGCTGAAAAAGCGCGTCAGCAGGACATTGATTACAAGGATGGACATGGCTTCACAGCCCTCCATTGGGCAGCTTCCTACGGGCAACTGGTTTCCGTGCAGCTCCTTGTTGAGGCTGGTGCCAATGTGAACGAAATGGCCCCAGATCTGATAAGTCCTCTACTACTAGCTTCCGCTGGTGGGCATAACGAAATCGTCCGCTTCCTGTTGGAACACGGCGCGGACTCGGGCCACATGGACATCGTGGGGAGCACGGCGCTTATGTACGCAGCGGCCGGCAATCATCCGCATACTTGCAACGAGCTTCTGGCCAAGGATCTGGATCTTAGTACCACCAATGAGGACGGAGACACCGCCTATTCGCTGGCCATAGAGCACGGCGCTCATCTGGCTCAGGCGCTACTGGAGCAGTACATGACGGCCATAATTACGGCGGGGTCTTTCGGTAGTAATTAA
- the LOC6527939 gene encoding uncharacterized protein LOC6527939 — protein sequence MGNTSSKGESDASEPPLDGGKPHKQQHQQHKSSDVSHNGVSDVGGSHNSLKVTQAQGSMTRSASGADVTEKYLTQLVPVEKLAEILREQTSSKLGINGIVADVFVSQVFPQYADLGHRLFNLMHSNSKATTKHLGAVAFRQQCERFLGIMDDAKTLECYIKMYAQEENPDLIDKTGVTRLLHICYTIAMQHSGNAVLCPAINRTFGSVTKSIFLCHDSMSLGYVCRWFEQNLMRLVLLVHKYCVHTLSTAYRGLEQQNQSCGIELQTPVLEQRNPFTDTTDYSGGGGRDEDSLMPLSQAWLLAGALPPLYSKPQTVTPPATKGNNNVSASTAVQIFKDKLSMMPSHWTLLYNSNEHGVGANRFLHHVLGYRGPTLVLLHTKDGQTYCVASPSEWKETHLFVGGEGSCVIQLLPKFVMLEKKPNILYLNTSIRGYPKGLRAGADPRKPIIAVDEHFENIDCKGLAAGLMSIEVWGCGDKTSREVQLDIKKWQIKEAERQRTVKLTAADWMDHPDRYLLELGGRQNYNN from the exons ATGGGCAACACGAGTTCCAAGGGCGAGTCGGACGCCAGCGAGCCACCCCTGGACGGGGGAAAGCCGcacaagcagcagcatcagcagcacaaATCCAGCGATGTCTCTCACAACGGAGTGTCTGACGTGGGCGGCAGCCACAATAGCCTAAAGGTGACGCAGGCGCAGGGCTCGATGACCAGGTCGGCATCTGGGGCGGATGTCACCGAGAAGTACCTCACCCAGCTGGTGCCAGTGGAGAAGCTGGCCGAGATCCTCAGGGAGCAGACGTCGTCCAAACTGGGCATTAATGGCATTGTTGCAGATGTCTTTGTG TCACAAGTCTTTCCGCAGTACGCCGACCTGGGACATCGGCTGTTTAATCTGATGCACTCCAACTCTAAGGCCACAACGAAACATCTGGGCGCCGTAGCTTTCCGGCAGCAATGCGAACGCTTTTTGGGCATCATGGATGACGCGAAGACGCTGGAGTGCTACATTAAGATGTACGCCCAGGAGGAGAATCCGGACCTAATTGACAAGACGGGAGTTACGCGATTGCTCCACATCTGCTACACCATTGCCATGCAGCACTCGGGCAACGCTGTGCTGTGCCCAGCCATCAACCGCACGTTCGGTTCGGTGACCAAGTCCATTTTCCTGTGCCACGACAGTATGAGTCTTGGCTACGTTTGCCGCTGGTTCGAGCAGAACCTAATGCGGTTGGTGCTCCTCGTGCACAAGTACTGTGTGCACACTTTGTCAACCGCTTATCGTGGACTAGAGCAGCAGAACCAGTCCTGCGGCATTGAGTTGCAGACTCCGGTGCTGGAGCAGCGCAATCCCTTCACAGATACCACCGACTACAGTGGTGGTGGCGGAAGAGACGAGGACTCGCTGATGCCGCTCTCGCAAGCCTGGCTGCTAGCTGGAGCTCTGCCGCCTCTGTACTCCAAGCCCCAAACTGTAACTCCGCCGGCAACGAAGGGAAACAACAACGTCAGCGCCTCCACAGCGGTACAGATTTTTAAGGACAAGCTGTCGATGATGCCTTCACACTGGACACTGCTGTACAACTCCAATGAGCACGGCGTGGGAGCCAACCGGTTTCTGCACCACGTCCTCGGCTACCGGGGTCCAACACTGGTCCTGCTCCACACCAAGGATGGACAGACATATTGCGTGGCCTCGCCCAGTGAATGGAAGGAAACGCATCTGTTCGTGGGCGGCGAGGGCAGCTGTGTTATCCAGCTTCTGCCCAA GTTTGTGATGCTGGAAAAAAAGCCCAATATTCTTTACCTTAACACCAGCATACGCGGCTATCCGAAGGGATTACGTGCCGGCGCTGATCCGCGAAAACCCATTATAGCAGTCGATGAGCATTTCGAGAACATAGACTGCAAGGGACTGGCGGCTGGACTTATGTCCATAGAG GTGTGGGGCTGCGGCGACAAAACATCACGCGAAGTGCAATTGGACATCAAGAAGTGGCAGATCAAGGAGGCCGAGCGACAGCGGACAGTGAAGCTCACGGCCGCCGACTGGATGGACCATCCGGATCGGTATCTCCTCGAGCTGGGCGGCAGGCAGAACTACAACAACTGA